One window of the Cryptomeria japonica chromosome 7, Sugi_1.0, whole genome shotgun sequence genome contains the following:
- the LOC131036641 gene encoding protein HOTHEAD, with the protein MRMEILFFLISCLLLFTNHHHLFCPVEATQNLEYPYSFMTADAEKAAARTYDYIIVGGGTAGCPLAATLSQNYSVLVLERGGSPYGNPVTADNKDFFKVFGNASDYPYELEGFVTEDGVQTARGRVLGGGTSVNAGFYSRASLQYIRKMGWDEKLVNESFEWVERLNAFKPDKLFVWSSAVRDGLLEAGVLPYHGYTLDNLVGTKISATIFDKKGSRHTAADLLQYANPDNIVVLLNATASRILFDSSTGKLKASGVDFISSTDGKSYQVSANKSSDLSEVILSAGPIGSPQLLLLSGIGPSDELEKLNITVHLDLKSVGKGVQDPPRSTVVIESPKPLEFGNIQVVGIIDNSNIYIEPTSYFREINATHKQYLGAIFSKVAYPLSRGELWLRSKDPLDTPYVRYNYFSNPLDLQECMVGVKTLSHISMTSAIQEFAFNVSGNTKMLRFSGSALPENPSDNDALAKFCKDTLASIWHYHGGCQVDLVIDQRYRVKGVDSLRIVDNSIYKDSPGTNPQATTMMLGRYMGLRILQERMQN; encoded by the exons AATATCCATATTCATTTATGACAGCAGATGCTGAAAAGGCTGCTGCGAGAACGTATGATTACATTATCGTTGGAGGAGGTACAGCTGGATGTCCTCTGGCAGCAACACTGTCACAGAATTATTCTGTTTTGGTATTGGAGAGGGGAGGCTCTCCCTATGGAAATCCCGTCACTGCAGACAATAAAGACTTTTTCAAGGTTTTTGGCAACGCCAGTGATTATCCCTATGAACTTGAGGGATTTGTGACAGAAGATGGAGTGCAGACGGCAAGGGGAAGGGTTCTGGGAGGTGGAACATCCGTCAATGCTGGCTTCTACAGCAGGGCAAGCCTTCAATATATTCGAAAGATGGGATGGGACGAGAAGCTTGTGAATGAGTCATTTGAATGGGTGGAGAGATTGAATGCATTCAAACCAGACAAGCTTTTTGTTTGGAGTTCTGCTGTCCGGGATGGACTTTTGGAAGCTGGGGTGCTTCCTTATCATGGGTATACTCTGGATAATTTGGTAGGCACCAAGATAAGTGCTACAATTTTTGACAAGAAAGGTAGTAGACACACAGCTGCAGATCTTTTACAATATGCAAATCCAGATAACATTGTAGTTCTTCTGAATGCTACAGCCAGCAGAATCCTCTTTGATTCCTCAACAG GGAAGTTGAAAGCCAGTGGCGTGGACTTCATCAGTAGCACCGATGGCAAGTCTTATCAAGTATCAGCCAACAAATCATCAGATCTGAGTGAGGTTATTTTGTCCGCAGGACCCATAGGTAGCCCCCAACTTCTACTATTAAGTGGAATAGGCCCATCAGATGAGTTAGAAAAATTGAATATTACTGTGCATTTAGATCTGAAATCAGTAGGGAAAGGGGTTCAAGATCCACCTCGTTCAACAGTTGTCATCGAATCTCCTAAACCATTGGAATTTGGTAACATACAGGTTGTAGGTATAATAGACAATTCAAACATTTACATTGAGCCTACTAGCTATTTCAGAGAAATAAATGCCACTCATAAACAATATTTAGGTGCAATATTTAGTAAAGTGGCATATCCCTTATCAAGGGGTGAGCTGTGGCTTAGAAGCAAAGATCCCCTAGATACTCCTTATGTAAGatataattatttttctaatcCTTTAGATCTACAAGAATGTATGGTTGGTGTGAAGACATTGTCTCATATTAGCATGACATCTGCTATTCAAGAGTTTGCATTTAATGTTAGTGGAAACACAAAGATGCTTCGATTTAGTGGATCGGCACTGCCAGAAAATCCATCAGACAATGATGCCTTGGCCAAGTTTTGCAAAGATACACTAGCATCAATATGGCATTATCATGGAGGATGTCAAGTTGACCTTGTTATTGATCAAAGGTATCGTGTCAAAGGCGTTGATAGTCTAAGGATTGTTGACAATTCTATTTACAAGGATAGCCCAGGGACAAATCCTCAAGCCACTACTATGATGCTTGGAAG GTACATGGGACTTCGCATCCTCCAAGAACGCATGCAAAATTGA